A region from the Mycolicibacterium litorale genome encodes:
- a CDS encoding (2Fe-2S)-binding protein, producing MFVCLCVGVTSHVVNDVVAAGASTSKEIAEACGAGSECGRCRRTLRAILEAHAVNGCPTQFNGCPSRA from the coding sequence GTGTTCGTCTGCCTGTGCGTGGGAGTGACCAGCCACGTGGTCAACGACGTCGTCGCCGCCGGTGCCTCCACGTCGAAGGAGATCGCGGAGGCCTGTGGCGCGGGCAGCGAATGCGGCCGGTGCCGTCGGACCCTGCGGGCGATCCTCGAGGCACACGCCGTCAACGGGTGCCCCACCCAGTTCAACGGCTGCCCGTCGCGCGCCTGA
- a CDS encoding enoyl-CoA hydratase/isomerase family protein produces the protein MTLQISDDDGVRTVTLDRPEALNAFNEALYDATTVALREADADPSVAVVLLTGAGRAFSAGNDLNEMAARVTDPQFQPGEHGFPGLMEALLDLRKPLVCAVNGLAVGIGTTILGYADLVFMSTAARLKCPFTSLGVAPEAASSYLLPQLMGRQNAAWLLMSSEWVSAADAHRMGIAWHICEPDELLAEARRHAGILASRPISSLMAVKETIVEPTRAEVKAAIAREYAKFEVLLGSAANADALAAFADRRQG, from the coding sequence GTGACCCTGCAGATCAGCGACGACGACGGGGTACGCACCGTCACCCTCGACCGCCCCGAAGCCCTCAACGCCTTCAACGAGGCGCTCTACGACGCGACGACGGTGGCGTTGCGTGAGGCCGACGCCGACCCGTCGGTGGCCGTCGTCCTGCTCACCGGCGCCGGTCGCGCCTTCAGCGCGGGTAACGACCTCAACGAGATGGCCGCCCGGGTCACCGATCCGCAGTTCCAGCCGGGTGAGCACGGTTTCCCCGGGTTGATGGAGGCGCTGCTCGATCTGCGCAAACCGTTGGTGTGCGCGGTGAACGGGTTGGCCGTCGGGATCGGCACCACCATCCTCGGATACGCCGACCTGGTGTTCATGTCGACGGCCGCGCGGTTGAAGTGCCCGTTCACCAGCCTGGGGGTGGCGCCGGAGGCGGCGTCGTCCTATCTGCTGCCTCAGCTGATGGGCCGGCAGAACGCGGCCTGGCTGCTGATGTCGTCGGAGTGGGTGTCGGCCGCCGACGCGCACCGGATGGGAATCGCCTGGCACATCTGCGAACCCGACGAACTGCTCGCCGAGGCCCGCCGCCACGCCGGCATCCTCGCGTCCCGCCCGATCTCGAGCCTCATGGCGGTCAAGGAGACGATCGTCGAACCGACCAGGGCCGAGGTGAAGGCCGCGATCGCCCGCGAGTACGCCAAGTTCGAGGTTCTGCTGGGCAGTGCGGCCAACGCCGACGCCCTCGCCGCGTTCGCCGACCGCCGACAGGGGTGA
- a CDS encoding EthD domain-containing protein: protein MEKVMITLRSADADDAWCTRIRTEVAHRLLDLGVPGLTVNVRDAPVRDSLMTLTTLDPPATAVVTVWTQQSYGADLRGAIDVLAPECDALAAYLVTESVPLPPPVTGPGQRTEGLANIALLRRPDDLDEPTWRTRWHLAHTPVAIATQATFGYVQNSVVRPLTEDAPAIAAIVEELFPLAAVSDLHAFFGAADDADLADRMQRMLASTESFGANRDIDTVPTSRYVMRSPFAAG, encoded by the coding sequence GTGGAGAAGGTCATGATCACACTGCGCTCTGCGGACGCCGACGACGCCTGGTGCACCCGCATCCGCACGGAGGTGGCGCACCGGCTGCTCGATCTCGGCGTGCCGGGGCTGACGGTGAATGTGCGCGACGCGCCCGTGCGGGACTCCCTGATGACGCTGACCACCCTCGACCCGCCGGCGACGGCCGTGGTGACCGTGTGGACGCAGCAGTCCTACGGCGCTGACCTCCGCGGCGCGATCGACGTGCTGGCCCCCGAATGCGACGCGCTCGCGGCCTATCTGGTGACCGAATCGGTGCCGCTGCCGCCACCGGTCACCGGACCGGGGCAGCGCACCGAAGGACTCGCGAACATCGCGCTGCTGCGTCGCCCGGACGATCTCGACGAGCCGACGTGGCGGACCCGCTGGCACCTCGCCCACACCCCGGTCGCGATCGCCACCCAGGCCACGTTCGGCTACGTCCAGAACAGCGTCGTCCGTCCGCTCACCGAGGATGCCCCGGCGATCGCCGCGATCGTCGAGGAGCTCTTTCCCCTTGCGGCGGTGTCGGATCTGCACGCCTTCTTCGGCGCGGCCGACGACGCCGACCTCGCCGACCGGATGCAGCGGATGCTGGCCAGCACCGAGTCCTTCGGCGCCAACCGGGACATCGACACGGTGCCCACCAGTCGCTACGTCATGAGGAGCCCGTTCGCGGCGGGCTGA
- a CDS encoding FUSC family protein, with the protein MMDTVRLTTPGVGAVVRSLLGVLALTAVALYAISPTAAMWTAGAGIITGAIALQDTPGRRLPIVLISSAEVGAAALVGSLTTRYDVLFVAVVAFWCFVAGMQWALGANAGFVAAAAAGLLVITPPEAMSPPAVVATTALTVATGLLQAFLVWLRPPQRWRTQQHALTRAHRSLAQDARNLAGNTETPLDPAQLTWLREVFSNIPQHQRPKAYQLGYQLPERIAATLVALRRTDADLTELSSAAGEFLDAIAEHGVAAHRGADAALQRVDAAAAAVTGPGAGAAQRFAEQLHEAAVLRFGRLRGPDLKGSLRGSAAVLRRHLVSTSPVLRHAVRLAAATAVSVAVARFADLHEPYWLALTVLLVLRPESAHTYTRCAGRLAGIAAGILVASAMSVLWPPTGMVAAVSAAAFVGVAYAVWGFGYIAVSAALAAAVVFLLGIAEPVQSTEVLHRLLAVAMGGGLALIAHVTLPDDALIRLRQRAGELLMTEIDYAAMVVRAFVHELDRPADALAAAWQRAFRARAAFEAASGATRLQDPDQRQWLRSLRTALNAITGACTTMESSLPPEPVTLSPEFVAAVDDYVDALRGAPPNPATLWTVDLPELMAADRRVREVAHTVTGASSGARVLVAELTAITRSLAAITPIPEPTWAG; encoded by the coding sequence ATGATGGACACGGTTCGGCTGACCACGCCGGGCGTCGGTGCGGTGGTCCGCAGCCTTCTCGGGGTGCTGGCGCTGACCGCCGTAGCGCTGTACGCGATTTCGCCGACGGCGGCGATGTGGACGGCCGGTGCCGGCATCATCACCGGCGCGATCGCCCTGCAGGACACGCCGGGCCGGCGGCTCCCCATCGTTCTCATCTCGTCGGCCGAAGTGGGGGCGGCCGCCCTGGTCGGTTCGCTGACCACCCGCTACGACGTCCTGTTCGTCGCCGTGGTCGCGTTCTGGTGCTTCGTGGCGGGTATGCAGTGGGCGCTGGGCGCCAACGCCGGATTCGTGGCCGCCGCCGCGGCCGGTCTGCTGGTGATCACCCCGCCCGAGGCGATGTCGCCCCCCGCGGTCGTCGCCACGACGGCGTTGACCGTGGCGACCGGCCTGCTGCAGGCCTTCCTGGTGTGGCTGCGGCCGCCGCAGCGGTGGCGCACCCAGCAGCACGCGCTCACCAGGGCCCACCGGTCGCTGGCCCAGGACGCCAGGAACCTGGCCGGAAACACCGAGACTCCGCTCGACCCGGCGCAGCTGACATGGCTGCGCGAGGTGTTCAGCAACATCCCCCAGCACCAGCGGCCCAAGGCCTACCAGCTGGGTTACCAACTGCCCGAACGGATCGCCGCGACACTCGTCGCGCTGCGCCGCACGGATGCCGATCTCACGGAGCTGTCGTCGGCGGCCGGTGAATTCCTCGACGCGATCGCCGAACACGGCGTCGCCGCACACCGCGGGGCCGACGCCGCGCTCCAGCGGGTCGACGCCGCCGCCGCGGCCGTCACCGGTCCCGGCGCCGGCGCCGCCCAGCGCTTCGCCGAACAGCTGCACGAGGCGGCAGTGCTGCGGTTCGGCCGGCTGCGCGGCCCCGACCTGAAAGGCTCCCTGCGGGGGTCGGCCGCTGTGCTGCGCCGCCACCTGGTGTCGACCTCGCCGGTGCTGCGCCACGCCGTCCGGCTGGCCGCCGCGACCGCGGTCAGCGTGGCGGTGGCGCGTTTCGCCGATCTCCATGAGCCGTACTGGCTGGCGCTGACGGTGCTGCTGGTGTTGCGGCCGGAATCCGCGCACACCTACACGCGCTGCGCCGGCAGGCTGGCGGGGATCGCCGCCGGCATCCTGGTGGCGTCCGCGATGAGCGTGCTGTGGCCGCCGACGGGCATGGTCGCGGCGGTCAGCGCGGCGGCCTTCGTGGGGGTGGCCTATGCGGTGTGGGGTTTCGGCTACATCGCGGTCAGTGCGGCGTTGGCCGCCGCCGTCGTGTTCCTGCTCGGGATCGCCGAACCGGTCCAGAGCACCGAGGTGCTGCATCGGCTGCTGGCCGTCGCGATGGGTGGTGGGCTGGCGTTGATCGCCCATGTCACGCTGCCCGACGATGCGCTGATCCGGTTGCGTCAGCGCGCCGGCGAGCTCCTGATGACCGAGATCGACTACGCGGCGATGGTGGTGCGGGCGTTCGTGCACGAACTAGACCGACCGGCCGACGCGCTGGCGGCGGCGTGGCAGCGGGCCTTCCGCGCCCGCGCCGCGTTCGAGGCGGCCTCCGGCGCCACCCGGCTGCAGGACCCCGACCAGCGCCAGTGGTTGCGGTCGCTGCGGACGGCGCTCAACGCGATCACCGGGGCGTGCACGACGATGGAGAGCAGTCTGCCGCCCGAACCGGTGACGCTGAGCCCCGAGTTCGTCGCGGCCGTCGACGACTACGTGGACGCACTACGCGGGGCGCCGCCGAACCCGGCGACGCTGTGGACGGTGGACCTGCCCGAGCTGATGGCGGCCGACCGCCGGGTGCGCGAGGTGGCCCACACGGTCACCGGGGCGAGCAGCGGTGCGCGCGTACTGGTCGCCGAGCTGACGGCGATCACCCGCAGCCTTGCGGCGATCACCCCGATTCCCGAGCCCACCTGGGCTGGATGA
- a CDS encoding PaaI family thioesterase: MLEYTHVEGLSSADVTRLREIYEPLTASVRALIDATIRTEVGAETVAAVTAEIDAATARLRSRQLDGPFGLQFTSDGDQMPWGNPVVGIRNPMAPPLEIHRDADDRVFADFDLGAAYEGPPGHVHGGVAALVLDHVLGEAASNQHKPRLTGTITLRYLRTTRLGRLHAEAHIARVDGFKAFAVGHLADEEGVTVEAEGVFIQPRWARESG, from the coding sequence ATGCTGGAGTACACCCACGTCGAGGGTTTGAGCTCTGCCGACGTCACCCGATTACGGGAGATCTACGAGCCGCTGACGGCGTCGGTGCGGGCGCTGATCGACGCGACCATCCGCACCGAGGTCGGCGCCGAGACGGTGGCGGCCGTGACGGCGGAGATCGACGCGGCCACCGCCCGCCTGCGCAGCCGACAACTGGACGGCCCCTTCGGGCTGCAGTTCACCTCCGACGGCGACCAGATGCCCTGGGGCAACCCGGTCGTGGGGATCCGCAACCCGATGGCGCCGCCGCTGGAGATCCACCGCGACGCGGACGACCGCGTCTTCGCCGACTTCGACCTCGGCGCGGCGTACGAGGGACCGCCGGGCCACGTCCACGGCGGTGTGGCCGCGCTGGTGCTCGACCACGTGTTGGGCGAGGCGGCGAGCAATCAGCACAAGCCGCGGCTCACCGGCACCATCACGCTGCGCTACCTGCGCACCACGCGACTCGGCCGGCTGCACGCCGAGGCGCACATCGCGCGCGTCGACGGGTTCAAGGCCTTCGCGGTCGGTCATCTCGCCGACGAGGAGGGGGTCACCGTCGAGGCCGAGGGAGTGTTCATCCAGCCCAGGTGGGCTCGGGAATCGGGGTGA
- a CDS encoding FAD-dependent oxidoreductase, whose protein sequence is MNDRYRDVAGVTGPVFLPRDRGYDEEVAGFNRAVVHRPAVAVGAATADDVCGAVTFARRNRMAVAVLNTGHGPSLPADSDTVMITTSRMSDIEVDPRNRTVRVGAGVRFGDLVAEAAPLGLSPLAGSSPGVGVVGFTLGGGASLTLGRTFGWASDHVKSLDVVTADGRLRHVSPHHEADLFAALLGGKSNFGVVTAMECALFPVTRLYAGALYYSAEHLRVVLNAYRQFTASAPEAVSSGVALIDLPPLSDLPSFMQGTPVVSVRVSVVGDSGMGARLVEPLRRAAPLVMDTVADIDCADFASITADPTTPAAAIEHFGLLREFTEDTVDAVAAAGPDGHTGVNIVDIRHLDGAFSRCSGPAYAIGARDAAYAFFTLTIVPPGQGPAAHRDAGPQFIAALRPWLHGRSHPGFLGPADATESGTRRAYDEDVYLHLRRTKAEFDPDNMFRVNHNIPPLTPNP, encoded by the coding sequence ATGAATGATCGGTATAGGGATGTGGCCGGCGTGACCGGACCGGTGTTCCTGCCGCGAGACCGCGGCTACGACGAGGAGGTGGCGGGTTTCAACCGTGCGGTTGTGCACCGGCCGGCTGTCGCGGTGGGTGCTGCGACAGCCGACGACGTCTGCGGCGCAGTGACATTCGCGCGCCGCAACCGAATGGCGGTCGCGGTCCTCAACACGGGCCACGGTCCGAGCCTTCCGGCGGACAGTGACACCGTCATGATCACGACCAGTCGCATGAGCGACATCGAGGTCGACCCGCGGAACCGGACGGTCCGGGTTGGTGCGGGCGTCCGGTTCGGCGACCTGGTCGCCGAGGCGGCGCCGCTGGGGTTGTCGCCGCTGGCGGGTTCCTCACCCGGAGTGGGCGTGGTGGGATTCACGCTCGGTGGTGGCGCCAGCCTGACTCTGGGCCGCACCTTCGGTTGGGCGTCGGACCACGTCAAATCGCTGGATGTGGTGACCGCCGACGGGAGGTTGCGCCACGTCTCGCCACATCACGAGGCGGATCTGTTCGCCGCACTGCTGGGAGGCAAGAGCAACTTCGGGGTGGTCACCGCGATGGAGTGCGCGCTGTTCCCGGTCACCCGGCTGTATGCCGGGGCGCTGTACTACTCAGCCGAGCACCTCCGTGTGGTGCTGAACGCCTACCGCCAGTTCACCGCATCGGCACCCGAGGCGGTGTCCAGTGGTGTGGCGCTCATCGATCTTCCCCCGCTGTCCGATCTCCCGTCCTTCATGCAGGGCACGCCTGTGGTGTCGGTGCGGGTGTCGGTGGTCGGCGACAGCGGGATGGGTGCCCGGCTGGTCGAGCCGCTGCGCCGTGCGGCGCCGCTCGTCATGGACACCGTCGCCGATATCGACTGCGCCGACTTCGCCTCCATCACCGCTGACCCCACGACGCCCGCTGCGGCGATCGAGCACTTCGGCCTCCTCCGGGAATTCACAGAAGACACCGTCGACGCGGTCGCCGCCGCCGGACCGGACGGGCACACCGGCGTGAACATCGTGGACATCCGCCACCTGGACGGAGCGTTCAGCCGTTGTTCCGGGCCGGCGTACGCCATCGGGGCCCGCGATGCGGCGTACGCCTTCTTCACCTTGACCATCGTCCCGCCCGGACAGGGTCCCGCCGCACACCGCGACGCCGGTCCCCAATTCATCGCCGCTTTGAGACCCTGGCTTCACGGTCGATCCCATCCCGGCTTCCTCGGACCGGCCGACGCCACCGAGTCCGGGACCCGCCGCGCATACGACGAGGACGTGTACCTCCACCTTCGCAGGACGAAGGCCGAGTTCGATCCGGACAACATGTTCCGGGTGAATCACAACATCCCGCCGCTGACGCCCAACCCGTGA
- a CDS encoding AMP-binding protein: MPAETKDHLVIAHPDVSCVGSAEWTRPRLAELLQALIYRHGDRPLVGQRARVPRIDPRTGWTTATLTDRFATASGGELWARVRAVAAALHRGAGPPVRRADAVVTIAPPGIDGLVIDMVCAHLGLVSVPLPPDVPAESIAEILTRTRPSVVAVTVDRLDVTCGAMTTTDLPSRLIALDYRLQLSGHREIVDRANRRLGASPILLTGLDELADRGCRLPSAPLFTHGDGGRPAMVSYRGGSSQSVVVTEETLSRLWSKALLPHDGWPVDSLTYIPLDHPGGRLPLVSALRSGGTTHFGTGTDTASLVDDLAILRPTELGLVPAVVDRLFHHHRTVMDRFVAAGADAETAQRRADRYLRDDVVGGRVIDAWVSAPLSGGLQHFIDRVLGIRVVAVSR; the protein is encoded by the coding sequence GTGCCCGCTGAGACGAAGGACCACCTCGTGATCGCTCACCCCGACGTGTCGTGTGTCGGATCCGCCGAGTGGACCCGACCACGGCTCGCCGAACTCCTGCAGGCGCTGATATACCGGCACGGCGACCGGCCGCTGGTCGGGCAACGCGCACGCGTCCCGCGGATCGACCCCCGCACCGGTTGGACCACCGCGACGCTGACCGACCGCTTCGCCACGGCCTCCGGCGGTGAACTGTGGGCTCGGGTGCGCGCCGTCGCTGCTGCGCTGCACCGCGGAGCGGGCCCACCGGTGCGGCGGGCCGACGCGGTGGTCACGATCGCTCCGCCCGGCATCGACGGTCTGGTGATCGACATGGTGTGCGCACACCTGGGTCTCGTCTCGGTTCCCCTGCCGCCCGATGTACCTGCCGAGAGCATCGCGGAAATCCTCACGCGGACAAGGCCTTCGGTGGTTGCGGTGACCGTGGACCGGCTCGACGTCACCTGCGGCGCCATGACCACCACCGACCTGCCGAGCCGGCTCATCGCGCTGGATTACCGCCTGCAACTGAGCGGCCACCGCGAGATCGTCGACCGCGCCAACCGGCGGTTGGGCGCGTCACCGATCCTCTTGACCGGGCTCGACGAACTCGCCGACCGGGGGTGCCGGTTGCCGTCGGCGCCGTTGTTCACCCACGGCGACGGCGGCAGGCCCGCCATGGTGAGCTATCGCGGCGGCAGTTCGCAAAGCGTCGTGGTGACCGAGGAGACACTGTCCCGACTGTGGTCGAAAGCCCTTCTCCCCCATGACGGATGGCCGGTCGACAGCCTCACCTACATACCGCTCGACCATCCCGGCGGCCGGCTGCCTCTCGTGTCGGCCCTGCGCTCGGGCGGAACGACGCATTTCGGCACCGGCACCGACACAGCCAGTCTCGTCGACGATCTGGCGATCCTGCGACCGACCGAACTGGGCCTGGTTCCGGCGGTCGTCGACCGCCTCTTCCACCACCACCGCACGGTGATGGATCGTTTCGTCGCCGCAGGCGCGGACGCCGAGACCGCGCAACGGCGCGCCGACCGGTACCTACGCGACGATGTGGTGGGCGGCCGGGTGATCGACGCGTGGGTGAGCGCACCGCTGTCAGGAGGGTTGCAGCACTTCATCGACCGGGTGCTCGGCATCCGGGTCGTGGCCGTGTCCCGGTAA
- a CDS encoding NAD-dependent epimerase/dehydratase family protein encodes MRRILVTGSSGHLGEALVRTLTAQRHDVVGFDTRASPWTSIVGSVADRDATRAAADGVDAVIHTAALHKPQVATLPRQAFVDTNVSGTLTLLDAAVDAGVAAFVMTSSTTVFGDTLIPGDGAPAAWIDETVTPVPKNIYGVTKAAAEDLCQIAHRNQRLPVVVLRTSRFFPESDDAPGTHGGRCDDNVKADEYAYRRIALDDVVDAHLLAVDRAGDIGFGRYVVSATTPFSPGDAVELRRDARAVFDRRAPQAAAVWRDRGWRFADRVDRVYDNARARRDLGWAPRFDVNAIAARVAATGSVLTPMASVVGSKEYPGSAYHLGRFG; translated from the coding sequence ATGCGACGGATACTCGTGACCGGCAGCTCGGGGCACCTGGGTGAGGCGCTGGTCCGCACACTGACGGCACAACGCCACGACGTCGTGGGCTTCGACACCCGTGCGTCGCCGTGGACGAGCATCGTCGGATCGGTCGCCGACCGCGACGCCACGCGGGCCGCGGCCGACGGCGTCGACGCGGTGATCCACACTGCCGCCCTCCACAAACCCCAGGTGGCCACGCTGCCACGCCAGGCGTTCGTGGACACCAACGTCAGCGGAACCCTGACGCTGCTGGACGCCGCAGTCGACGCGGGTGTGGCGGCGTTCGTGATGACGTCGTCGACGACGGTCTTCGGGGACACTCTGATTCCGGGCGACGGCGCCCCCGCGGCGTGGATCGACGAAACGGTCACCCCGGTCCCCAAGAACATCTACGGCGTGACGAAGGCCGCTGCCGAGGATCTGTGCCAGATCGCGCATCGCAACCAGCGTCTGCCCGTCGTGGTGCTGCGCACGTCACGGTTCTTCCCCGAGTCCGACGACGCACCGGGCACCCACGGCGGGCGGTGCGACGACAACGTCAAGGCCGACGAGTACGCATACCGCAGGATCGCCCTGGACGACGTGGTCGACGCCCACCTGCTGGCCGTGGACCGTGCAGGCGACATCGGATTCGGGCGCTATGTGGTGTCGGCGACGACGCCGTTCTCGCCCGGCGACGCCGTGGAGCTCCGCCGGGACGCCCGCGCCGTGTTCGACCGGCGCGCGCCACAAGCGGCGGCCGTGTGGCGGGACCGCGGCTGGCGGTTCGCCGACCGGGTGGACCGGGTGTACGACAATGCCCGCGCGCGACGCGATCTGGGCTGGGCACCCCGCTTCGATGTGAACGCGATCGCCGCCCGCGTCGCCGCGACCGGATCGGTCCTCACCCCCATGGCGAGCGTGGTGGGGTCGAAGGAGTACCCGGGTAGCGCCTACCACCTCGGCCGGTTCGGCTAG
- a CDS encoding cupin domain-containing protein: MIRCVRLWSGDDEASHFQIGRLDLRPGRNDDLVSAVMPATHVTVEETAAGGSLAWHTAPVRQLVVTLAGSLVFSTRDGEEFTLGPGDVLLAEDTAGSGHKWRLEGDDPWQRLYVVLADDVEVAFIAAE; this comes from the coding sequence ATGATCCGGTGTGTGCGACTGTGGTCGGGCGACGACGAGGCGTCGCATTTCCAGATCGGCCGTCTCGACCTGCGGCCCGGCCGCAACGACGATCTCGTGTCCGCGGTGATGCCGGCCACGCACGTCACCGTGGAAGAGACGGCGGCCGGTGGATCGCTGGCCTGGCACACCGCCCCTGTGCGCCAACTCGTGGTGACCCTGGCGGGGTCGTTGGTCTTCTCGACCCGCGACGGCGAGGAGTTCACCCTCGGCCCGGGGGACGTGCTGCTCGCCGAGGACACCGCGGGCTCGGGGCACAAGTGGCGGCTGGAGGGCGACGATCCGTGGCAGCGGCTGTACGTCGTGCTCGCCGACGACGTCGAGGTGGCGTTCATCGCCGCCGAGTAG
- a CDS encoding TetR/AcrR family transcriptional regulator, translating into MAARTHSADPRAERLRARLREAALTLVAQRRVDELTVADLVAHAGVSRPAFYQHFGDRDDAIATAFTAAFAAATTDLDHDARTRILRLFDFAAEHRAMYRNVVGSAVAQRVVSAFRAELLPACTAIAEEAAPALGAAAALSPDAISRFLVGGFMEVLRSWMEDPDSDDLRTRVTAALDTVYALLSL; encoded by the coding sequence GTGGCAGCACGGACACACAGCGCGGATCCGCGCGCGGAGCGGTTGCGCGCCCGGCTCCGCGAGGCCGCCCTGACCCTGGTCGCACAACGGCGCGTCGACGAGCTGACCGTCGCCGACCTGGTCGCACACGCCGGGGTCAGCAGACCGGCCTTCTATCAGCACTTCGGTGATCGCGACGATGCGATCGCCACCGCCTTCACCGCCGCGTTCGCCGCGGCCACCACCGACCTCGATCACGATGCCCGCACCCGGATCCTGCGGCTGTTCGACTTCGCCGCCGAGCACCGAGCGATGTACCGCAACGTCGTCGGCAGCGCAGTCGCCCAGCGGGTCGTCTCGGCGTTTCGCGCCGAGCTGCTGCCCGCCTGCACCGCCATCGCCGAAGAAGCCGCGCCCGCTCTCGGAGCGGCCGCCGCGCTGTCGCCCGATGCCATCAGCCGGTTCCTGGTGGGCGGCTTCATGGAAGTGCTGCGGTCCTGGATGGAGGATCCGGACAGCGACGATCTGCGGACCAGGGTGACCGCCGCGCTCGACACCGTGTACGCACTGCTCAGCCTCTGA
- a CDS encoding tetratricopeptide repeat protein, translating to MTKTLGSEVEPYYDLGSYHRPVDTPSAQAQTWFDRGMVWSYAFNHEEAVRCFERALELDSDLAIARWGIAYAVGPNYNKPWEAFDPVDLGASLARARMELRLASEGRASAVERGLIDALQARFPTEDPDDVAALQDGHTAYADVMARLAAAYPDDVDVQALAADALVNITAWALWDTRTGEPAPGSRVVQAKAILDATLETAAGREHPGVLHLYLHTMEMSATPEDALPAADLLRGLVPDGGHLQHMPSHIDVLCGRYRASVTANQAAVQADRKFVDRAGPLNFYSLYRAHDLHFVVYSAMFEGASGIALQAADELAAQLTPELLAIESPPMADWLEAFVPLRVHVLVRFGHWDELIAEPLPDDQALYCTTTATIHYGRGVAHAAKGHLDQARAEREAFAAAYARIPESRYLFNNTSRDILAVAEAMLDGEIAYRAGQFDEAFAHLRRAIERDDSLPYDEPWGWMQPTRHAYGALLLEQGRVEEAAAAYAADLGLDPALSRSSQHPGNVWSLHGYHECLQRLGRGAEAAIIGQQLTLAQARADVPINASCACRLDVADDCCSS from the coding sequence ATGACGAAGACCCTCGGCAGTGAGGTCGAGCCCTACTACGACCTGGGCTCCTATCACCGACCCGTCGACACGCCGTCGGCTCAGGCTCAGACCTGGTTCGACCGCGGCATGGTCTGGTCGTATGCGTTCAACCACGAGGAAGCGGTCCGCTGTTTCGAGCGGGCACTGGAACTCGATTCCGATCTGGCGATCGCACGGTGGGGTATCGCCTACGCCGTCGGGCCCAACTACAACAAACCGTGGGAGGCGTTCGACCCGGTGGATCTGGGCGCGTCGTTGGCCCGAGCGCGGATGGAACTGCGACTCGCCTCGGAGGGCCGCGCCTCGGCCGTGGAACGGGGTCTCATCGACGCGCTGCAGGCCCGGTTCCCCACCGAGGATCCCGACGACGTCGCCGCGCTGCAGGACGGGCACACCGCCTACGCCGACGTGATGGCCCGCCTCGCCGCGGCCTATCCCGACGACGTCGACGTGCAGGCCCTCGCCGCCGACGCGCTGGTCAACATCACGGCGTGGGCATTGTGGGACACCCGGACCGGCGAACCAGCGCCCGGGTCGAGGGTGGTGCAGGCCAAGGCGATCCTGGACGCGACGCTGGAAACCGCCGCGGGCCGCGAACATCCCGGGGTGCTGCACCTGTATCTGCACACCATGGAGATGTCGGCGACTCCGGAGGACGCCCTGCCCGCCGCCGACCTGCTGCGCGGCCTGGTGCCCGATGGCGGGCACCTCCAGCACATGCCGAGCCACATCGACGTGCTGTGTGGCCGGTACCGCGCGTCGGTGACCGCCAATCAGGCTGCCGTGCAAGCAGATCGGAAGTTCGTCGATCGGGCCGGACCGCTCAACTTCTACTCCCTCTACCGGGCGCACGATCTGCACTTCGTCGTCTACTCGGCGATGTTCGAGGGCGCGTCGGGAATCGCGCTGCAGGCGGCCGACGAACTCGCCGCGCAACTGACCCCGGAGCTGCTGGCGATCGAATCTCCGCCGATGGCGGACTGGCTGGAGGCGTTCGTCCCGCTGCGGGTCCACGTGCTGGTGCGGTTCGGCCACTGGGACGAACTGATCGCCGAACCCCTGCCCGACGACCAGGCGCTGTACTGCACGACGACCGCGACCATCCATTACGGGCGCGGCGTCGCCCACGCCGCGAAGGGGCACCTCGACCAGGCCCGCGCCGAGCGGGAGGCCTTCGCCGCCGCCTATGCCCGAATCCCGGAGTCCCGTTACCTGTTCAACAACACCAGCCGCGACATACTGGCCGTTGCCGAGGCCATGCTCGACGGCGAGATCGCCTACCGCGCCGGGCAATTCGACGAGGCGTTCGCCCATCTGCGCCGCGCGATCGAACGGGACGACTCACTGCCCTACGACGAACCGTGGGGCTGGATGCAGCCCACCCGGCACGCCTACGGAGCGCTGCTGCTCGAGCAGGGCCGCGTCGAGGAAGCCGCCGCCGCGTACGCCGCCGACCTCGGCCTCGACCCCGCGCTGAGCCGGTCGTCGCAGCACCCGGGCAACGTGTGGAGCCTGCACGGCTATCACGAATGCCTGCAGCGGTTGGGCCGCGGTGCCGAGGCGGCGATCATCGGCCAGCAGCTCACCCTGGCACAGGCCCGCGCCGATGTGCCGATCAACGCGTCGTGCGCCTGCCGGCTCGACGTCGCCGACGACTGCTGCTCCTCGTGA